From the uncultured Fibrobacter sp. genome, the window GCGTAGAGTCCGAATCCGCCTGTATAGCAGAAACAGTTGAGCACCTTTTTCCCCTTGGAAAGTTCGCCGATGCGGCGTCTGGCGTCACGCTGGTCCAGGTAGTAACCGGTTTTGTGGCCGTTTTTCACATCGATGGGGAAGAGGATTCCGTTTTCGTTGATGATGACCGGTTCATCGGGAACTTCGCCGTAAACGCAACCGGTGCGGAGCGGCAAACCTTCTTTCTTGCGCACGTCGGAATCGCAGCGTTCGTAGATGCCGCGGCAGTGCGTCTTTTCGGCGAGCAGTTCGTAAATGTCCTTGCGGTGGACTTCGGCACCTGCGGCCAAGATTTCCACCGAGTAGATATCGGCGTACTTGTCGATAATGCAACCCGGAATGCCGTCGTTTTCTGCGTTAATCAGGCGGAATGCTGATTCCTTGTCTTCGATGTCGAAGCCGCGACTCTTGCGCGCAGCAATCGCGCGGTCGAGCAAGTCGCTGAAAAATTCGCGGTCAATGTTTGCCTTTTCGCCGAATGTCCAGAAACGCCCGCGGA encodes:
- a CDS encoding class I SAM-dependent rRNA methyltransferase; protein product: RGRFWTFGEKANIDREFFSDLLDRAIAARKSRGFDIEDKESAFRLINAENDGIPGCIIDKYADIYSVEILAAGAEVHRKDIYELLAEKTHCRGIYERCDSDVRKKEGLPLRTGCVYGEVPDEPVIINENGILFPIDVKNGHKTGYYLDQRDARRRIGELSKGKKVLNCFCYTGGFGLYALRGGCEKVYQVDVSKDALKLAKEGIMRNKLSTAHATHVEADVFQYLRKCRDKAETFDLIVLDPPKFVESKDNLQKGARGYKDINLLAMKLLAEGGMLATFSCSGLMEMDLFQKIIADAAADAKRRVQIIERFGQPADHPVNTAFPEGQYLKGLLVQVI